Proteins encoded in a region of the Halostella limicola genome:
- the icd gene encoding isocitrate dehydrogenase (NADP(+)), protein MSYDKIEVPDSGQKIEVEDEENDEISVPDEPIIPIIHGDGIGKDVGPAAQRVLNAAAKATGREISWMRVYAGESARERYGEDVNLPDETVEAIKEHRVAIKGPLTTPVGAGFRSLNVALRQTLDLFANVRPTYYLDGVPSPMKAPEEMNMVTFRENTEDVYAGIEWEQGTDEVQQVREFVEEEMGFDETMHDGPIGLGLKPISEKGSKRLVRRAIDYALEHDRDKVTLVHKGNIMKFTEGQFGTWGMEVADEEYPDDEVFAAPDSLWEEQDEVDIPEDAVMVEERLADAMLQWMQLRTDEFDVLAMPNLNGDYLSDAAGAQIGGLGIAPGGNFGKARMLAEPVHGSAPKRAGQNMANPTALILSGRLMFDYLGWDEAADLVRDAVEETISSGKVTYDLERQLDDAEKLGTSEYADEIINNIEKLS, encoded by the coding sequence ATGAGCTACGACAAGATCGAGGTCCCGGACTCGGGACAGAAGATCGAAGTCGAGGACGAAGAGAACGACGAGATCTCCGTCCCCGACGAGCCTATCATCCCGATCATCCACGGCGACGGTATCGGGAAGGACGTCGGCCCCGCCGCGCAGCGGGTGCTGAACGCCGCGGCGAAGGCGACGGGCCGCGAGATCAGCTGGATGCGCGTCTACGCCGGCGAGAGCGCCCGCGAGCGCTACGGCGAGGACGTCAACCTGCCCGACGAGACGGTCGAAGCGATCAAGGAGCACCGCGTCGCCATCAAGGGTCCGCTCACGACGCCCGTCGGCGCGGGCTTCCGCTCGCTCAACGTCGCGCTGCGCCAGACGCTCGACCTGTTCGCCAACGTCCGACCGACCTACTACCTCGACGGCGTCCCGTCCCCGATGAAGGCACCCGAGGAGATGAACATGGTGACCTTCCGGGAGAACACCGAGGACGTCTACGCCGGCATCGAGTGGGAGCAGGGCACCGACGAGGTCCAGCAGGTCCGCGAGTTCGTCGAGGAGGAGATGGGCTTCGACGAGACCATGCACGATGGCCCCATCGGCCTCGGCCTTAAGCCGATCTCAGAGAAGGGCAGCAAGCGCCTCGTCCGCCGCGCCATCGACTACGCGCTGGAGCACGACCGCGACAAGGTCACGCTCGTCCACAAGGGTAACATCATGAAGTTCACCGAGGGCCAGTTCGGCACCTGGGGCATGGAGGTCGCCGACGAGGAGTACCCCGACGACGAAGTCTTCGCCGCGCCCGACTCCCTCTGGGAGGAGCAGGACGAGGTCGACATCCCGGAGGACGCCGTCATGGTCGAGGAGCGCCTCGCCGACGCGATGCTCCAGTGGATGCAGCTACGCACCGACGAGTTCGACGTGCTCGCGATGCCGAACCTCAACGGCGACTACCTCTCCGACGCCGCGGGCGCCCAGATCGGCGGCCTCGGCATCGCGCCGGGCGGGAACTTCGGCAAGGCCCGCATGCTCGCGGAACCGGTCCACGGCTCCGCGCCGAAGCGCGCCGGCCAGAACATGGCCAACCCGACCGCGCTCATCCTCTCCGGTCGCCTGATGTTCGACTACCTCGGCTGGGACGAGGCCGCGGACCTCGTGCGCGACGCCGTCGAGGAGACCATCTCCTCCGGCAAGGTCACCTACGACCTGGAGCGCCAGCTCGACGACGCCGAGAAGCTCGGCACCAGCGAGTACGCCGACGAGATCATCAACAACATCGAAAAGCTGTCATAG